A single region of the Nitrospirae bacterium CG2_30_53_67 genome encodes:
- a CDS encoding Rossman fold protein, TIGR00730 family gives MKRKCKKSVNEDRELLRTPPLKEREDFTKKDPWRALRILGEVVEGFENLHEIHGAVAIFGSARTEETHRYYQAARETARLLSEKGYPIITGGGPGIMAAANQGAQEGGGISVGCNIELSFEQTPNPFQDISLEFRYFFVRKLMFVKYSTAFVIFPGGFGTLDELFESLTLAQTDKIDHFPIVLYDPGYWEPILEFFRKTMLTEKCISPKDLDLLQVCKTPEEIVCHIVEFTNNHVHPQ, from the coding sequence ATGAAGAGAAAATGCAAGAAGTCCGTTAACGAAGACCGTGAACTGCTCCGCACCCCGCCATTGAAAGAGAGGGAGGACTTTACGAAAAAGGATCCCTGGAGGGCCCTCCGGATCCTGGGCGAGGTGGTGGAAGGTTTCGAGAACCTACACGAGATCCACGGCGCCGTGGCCATCTTCGGCTCCGCCCGGACAGAGGAGACACACCGCTATTACCAGGCCGCACGCGAGACCGCTCGTCTCCTCTCGGAGAAGGGCTATCCCATCATCACCGGCGGCGGCCCGGGCATCATGGCCGCGGCCAACCAGGGGGCGCAGGAAGGGGGCGGCATCTCCGTAGGATGCAACATTGAACTCTCCTTTGAGCAGACCCCGAACCCCTTCCAGGACATCTCCCTGGAGTTCAGATACTTTTTCGTCCGCAAACTCATGTTCGTAAAATATTCCACCGCCTTTGTCATCTTTCCCGGGGGCTTCGGGACCCTGGATGAGCTCTTCGAATCCCTGACCCTCGCCCAGACCGACAAGATCGATCACTTCCCCATCGTCCTCTATGATCCCGGATACTGGGAGCCGATCCTTGAATTCTTCAGGAAGACCATGCTTACTGAGAAATGCATCTCTCCCAAGGATCTGGACCTGCTCCAGGTCTGCAAAACCCCTGAGGAAATCGTCTGTCACATCGTGGAGTTTACGAATAACCATGTCCATCCCCAATAG